GTTCTCATGATCAGGTTTCCAGAGAAATATATAAGTGAACGTTTTTCTTATTTAATGGCACATTTGGACAGGACGCTGGTGtggcagaaacagagacactCATAGTTTTGCTGTCACACCTATAAAGTCATTTCCCAAGCATTCATGACCATAACCTAACTCTGATTCTTAACCTATtaacaaaagtgaaatataatCCCCTGACAAGAAAACACTCATCAATCTCGTTTTCTTATGAGACATTTTGGACCTTTaagaatgaaacaaacaacaacattcaaTCAGCAACAGGGTCTCATTTAGCTGAGTCCCAttctgtccacctgtccaccaAATGAAAGACATGCTGCACTCAGTATTTGAGTGGTCATCCTGTCTGTATTCACACCTGCCCAGCAGAGGGGAAAAATAAattctgtcttcctcctccacctgacaGCTGGCCCGGCTCCCTGTCTGTTCTGATTCACTTTACTTAAAGCTGTCACAATTTATTTCCTTACGTTTGGTGGCCATTTCAGCAGCGGTCCTGcttgctctcctctcttccttgcACTTCCACTGTTGGTTTGCAGTCCAGGCTTTTTTTGGCCACCCCAGCTCCGTCAGCAATATAAGGCCTGGCTGGCCTAATTTTATCCTGTATTGGATACCCCCTgtttgcattcacacacacacactcaaattgGGAACCTGAGACATCAGCATGTACTTGTCCCTCAGCTTTCAGAGACTCTCATGGTTCCTCAGCCAGTTGGAGGCCGACCTGCACCCAGAGGCCTTCGCATGCAGCCACGTCAGTGAGAAACtgcttttaatgtcaaattCATCACCGATCAGGATCGCAAGAACACAGCCACGGCTAGTATGGCTGCTATCTCCTCCAGCCGTATACTGCAGCATTCATGACAAACTAATGCATTTATAATACAGCCTGAATCATGACTAGAAACACAGCACACTCTGGCTGGACTTCCTCCGGATCATTAATTTTCCTTCAGTGTGACGCAGCTGCTCAAACTCATCTACAGCCGTATAactgtacattttgctgctgtgactaAAGATGTTGATCTGCTTATTTTGCTCCTTCAAAATAGCACTTTTTGCAGAATGTACCATGTTCATGTATCTCCTGGGACACTGACACAAAGTCAGAGGTGTGTTTCTATTGTGTGTCCCCCTGTGACAAGCTGCTTTAACACCATCATGACAAGTGAGTTtgaggaaacatttaaaactgtttcTCCATCCTTTGCTCCTTTAAATATCCATCTAAACCAAAGCCCTTAAACCAAAGTATGTGGAGAATTACAGAAAGAGGCGATGTGAGCCTGGCTGACTCCACAGATTGAAGCAGTCATTTGGGGAAGAGTgccaaacaaaacagatgtaaGACATGTCGTGGTGACATGCATaatcatgaaaaaccaaaaTCACATTTCTGCTCGTGCAATATAAAATAGACTGTCAGGAAATGCAGCCATCTTTTCCCCtttattttttccaattttctcaagatagaaaacatacacatttgtagctaatgatgttgatgttttttctttgcaatCATATTTTAGAAAGAGTTTAAACATACTTTattgaagtatttctgattctgattctgaaacagaACTGCTGATCATTTTACACCCATGCTTAATAACCACATCCAGCATATAACAGAGTTTGCTTTATTGACATATGAAGTAACAAAAATATAGTGCGAAGAGAATTGGATGAGCCATGAATGCATTTGAATGTATAATTTACAAAATCAATATTTAGATAGAACAGTTCAGTCCTTCATATTTTCCTGAATAATATCAGTCACTAAACATGTGATAcacaatgataaaataatacaaacacaataataacattcaaaatattttattacattacagaGATTGTGGATGCAAAAACAGTGCAACCTTGAGTCCAATCTGACTCACAATTAAAGAATGAATGCAGCTCTGATTTCAGGTTTTAATTGGTGGATGATCAGTCATGAATCCCTGCGGAGGTACATTACATGCACTGTCACCATGTTCAATGTATAACAGGGAAATATCAGTTTAAAGGAATCATCTGTGTGCATAATGAAATAAGACTTCCTTCTCGTGTCTCCTCTTCGTCAGTCACACACTGTGTGCTAAATGGCCGACAGTCCTGTAATCCACAGCCGTGGCAGCCCATAATCCCACCCGATCAAAGGTTGAGATTATCATAGATGTGGGAGGGACAGAGCTGCAGATaggaggacggagagagagggtgagctCAGACATGACAGAGGCGATGTAAGCTATACTGATTGGTGCACACAAATAGCCAACCAATCACAGCGGAGGCAGGGGAAAATAACAAGGCAAGGGGAGAGCTGGTGAAAGAGGGAAGAGCGATGAAAAAGCGAGGGAGAAGGTGaaatcacagcagcacagaggagagaccaaacaaggaggagaggaaggatgagTGGAGGAGAAAGCGCTGATCAGTGAGGtctccagagagggagaggagagaggagaggaaggagatgagcagggagaggagggtgagcAGCCAGCACTGAGAACATCCATCAGCTCAGGCAGCCATGCTCTGAGCCCTAGAGCGTCAGGCCTAGCTCAGCCCTCCGTCCCAGCCACAAACACCGGGGGCCGGGATAAAAGAAGATTCTCCTCACATCAGCTGTGCATAAGAGCTATGAGGACATCCAGGAAAGGCAGCGTGGAGATGCCTGCGTTTATGCGGCAGCTGGTGAAGGAGACGGAGAAGAGGGTCAGCTCTTTCTTCAAGGGGGGCcgtggaggagcagcagagggagagcagccaggggagggggagaaggaggaggtcaTCCCCAGCCCCTACCTGGACCGGCCGGTCCTGGACAAGCTAGCAGAGGAGGGCTGCGCCCGCTGGGGCCTCACCTACGCCCTGGGAAGCATGCAGGGCTGGAGGGCCAACATGGAGGACTTCCACAACTGTGTGCCACAGCTGGGTGGAGAGCTGGCCGACTGGAGCTTCTTCGCTGTGTTCGATGGTCATGCGGGCAGCACGGTGGCACAGTACTGCTCCCAGCACCTTCTGGGTGACATCCTGGCCACAGGTGAAAGATATGCAACTGAAAATACATGATTGATTGATAAAAGATGATTATAAAAGATTGAATCAAACCTGTTGTTAACTTTGATTAACTTTGATTGTTTGTAATAATGCTCAGCTATGTTATTCATAGACATTCTGATCTTGAACCGTATTTTTCCTGGAGAAAAGGTGCTTATTACAGTGAAAGAGAGATCATTTTCTCCTGTTATTCGACATCAATAACATGGCTGATCATGTTTCATAGCTTTCAGCAAACATCTGTCCTATTCTatgtaatgatgtgtttttatggcATGCTGGATCCAGAAAGCACAAGGTGTTCCAACATTGTATCTGTTTTTGCACACAGGTGGAATGGGTCCAGAGGACGACCCTGAAAAGGTGAGAGGAGCCATCATCGAGGGCTTcctgcaaacagacaaacacctgCACTCTGTGGCCCGTCGAGAAGGCTGGGAGAGGGGTGGCACCACTGTGGTGGCCACTCTCATCTCACCATATTACATCTACTTCGCCAACTGTGGCGACTCAAGGGCCATGCTGTGCCGGTCTGGCCAGGTTTGCTTCTCCACTGAGGACCACAAACCTTACAGCCCTCTGGAGAAAGAGCGCATTGAGAACGCAGGTGGATCCGTGACCATCCAGCGGATCAACGGCTCCCTGGCAGTGTCCCGTGCTCTGGGGGACTTCAGCTACAAGGGGGCAGAGAACCGGACGCCCATCCAGCAGATGGTGTCACCAGAGccagaagtgtgtgtggtggagcgCTCACCGGCAGATGAGTTCCTGGTGCTTGCCTGCGACGGAGTGTGGGACACCATCAGCAACGAAGAGCTGTGCGCCTTCATCCACAACCGGCTGCGTGTCTGCACTGACCTGAGGGATGTCTGCACCCAAGTCATTGACCTCTGTCTCTATAAGGTCAGAAGCAGTGTGCGTGTTATCTCAATCCCTTTCAGTAACAAAGTGACCCAGCACCTTGTGCATTTCTACATGTTCAGTAGTTAAAATAGCAAATCCTTGATTATAAACACAAACCAGTGTAAAACTGTGTTACATCATTTTTAATGGGTTGTGGATTTTATGTAATAACATAATCCCTTaaattgtgtctgtgttgagtTGGTTTGGCTTAATCTGAAGGTTGCCGGGGTCATTCCACTTTTTGAGAAAAGAGTTCAGCTTTATGAGGGCAACTCAGGGACAGTTTCTCTTTGATTAATAGTACATACACCTACTCAATCAT
The Enoplosus armatus isolate fEnoArm2 chromosome 13, fEnoArm2.hap1, whole genome shotgun sequence genome window above contains:
- the ppm1nb gene encoding protein phosphatase, Mg2+/Mn2+ dependent, 1Nb (putative), with amino-acid sequence MRTSRKGSVEMPAFMRQLVKETEKRVSSFFKGGRGGAAEGEQPGEGEKEEVIPSPYLDRPVLDKLAEEGCARWGLTYALGSMQGWRANMEDFHNCVPQLGGELADWSFFAVFDGHAGSTVAQYCSQHLLGDILATGGMGPEDDPEKVRGAIIEGFLQTDKHLHSVARREGWERGGTTVVATLISPYYIYFANCGDSRAMLCRSGQVCFSTEDHKPYSPLEKERIENAGGSVTIQRINGSLAVSRALGDFSYKGAENRTPIQQMVSPEPEVCVVERSPADEFLVLACDGVWDTISNEELCAFIHNRLRVCTDLRDVCTQVIDLCLYKGSLDNISIILLCFPGAPQLSAEALHQEAELEDLLESKVAEIYNELCARGEEPDLLSVLTVLASTVIPGLPPGGGIQSKRNCIISAYYQQRETHKPTLPNGLGGS